TCTCTGTAAAACATCCTCTCCAGACCTTGTGCCTCTTCGTTAGAAAGTTTGCCCTCAAAGTCACACGCCATACCCGGCCTGAACTTCCAATCTTCCTcgaatctttttttaaaaaaagcatGGACATGGGCCTTCACATCTTTAGGCCTGTCCACCCAAACATTCCCAACCGTAACCCCTTGTATCACATTTGTCTTCTTCCTGTTGTTAATCAGGCCATGAAAAAATTTCGTGTTTTCCTCTCCCTCAACTGCCCATCTACATCTTGATCTTTGTCTAAtaactttagcttttaattcCTCCAATTCCATCAGCCTTTTTCTGCATTCTAATCGGGACCATACTCCTCCTCATTCAACTCCCTCTTTTCTAACACCACGTCGAGCTCCTCAAGTTCCTTCTGACAAATATCCTTCTCCTCCTCTTCCTTTTCACGCATCTTATTTCTCCAAAGTTTAATCTGCGATCTTAAccatttaagtttcaacataagTTTCGTATCTGCTGGTCCAATAAAATAGAAACTACTAGCATTTTCCTCAACTACTTCGTTAAAATCCTCCTTTCCAACTATGAGCTAAAGAACCTAAACGGTTCTGGCCCATAACTAATTTCACGAACCACAAATAAAATTGGATTATGGTCGGACAATCTTCTGGACAGAACACTAAACAACGCCACTGGACATGATTCAATCACGTTTCTACTAACAAGAAGCCTATCAATCTTGCTCTGTTTGGCACCCCTATCCCCGTTGACCAAAAATGTGTACTTACCTCCGGCCATATGATACTCATGAAGATCCGACTCAGCAATCAACAAATTGAAACTTTGAGTACACGCGTAGTTCAGTGCTGACCCATATCTTTCTTCTTGCACTCTCACCGCATTAAAATCCGCGATCAAAAACCACAAACCATCAttcctttcttttatttcaGCAATCCTAGACCATAAATCACGTTTTTCTCTGACCTTTTGAGGTGCATACACATTCATAACATACACCATTTCTTCACATCCTTTAATCCTTcctttaattaacataaaattaCGATCTTTCACACAGTCAATTTTACAAAAAACCCCCGGATCCCAAACCGAAATGATACCCCCCGATCGACCCACCGGATCAACCACTTCCCATTCCATCTTCGATCTACCCCAATAACTACGAACACAAGACTCAGACACCCCCACAGATTGTGTTTCTTGCATTGCCAAAAAATCCACCCCATTTGATTCACGGACATCTTTGATCCAGTTCCCCTTTCCGACTCCCCTAACCCCACGAATATTGATTGACAGAATATTCATTGATTACCTTCATTTTTTCCTTCTGAAATGATGATCTCCGTCACCTCCTCTATGTGTTCTTGCAACTCAACACCGACATTATCACCCATCTCTAAGGTGGCTTGAACTTCTTTGTCTAATTCCATATCGATCTGTTCTTCAAGCCTGGTGGAGAGCTCCTTAGTTGGGTTATTTTCTTGTCCTCCCTCTGATGCTTTTCCATCGCCTTCAACCCCAGAAGATGTAGGGCTGGAATTTAGATTAATTATGTTGTTTTTCCTATTAATATCAATAATATGTTCCGACCCGAGATCCATTTCCATATATCTTATATCTGGTTCTGACTCATTACTACCCACGTTATCCTCCAACCAAAAAGGATCAGCTGGTCTGGGCCGTTTTTTGGGCCTAGATAACTTTGTCACAAAATTATTTTCCACAGCCACATTGAAAAGCAGGCCCATTTCACTATCTGCCTCacaattctttttttctttctcgaAACTACCCACCGATTTAAATTTGAATCCATTTCTAGGAAAAACCACCTCATCATTTTGCATGCTTGAACATTTAGATTCCCCATGCAACTCTTCGTTGCCCTTGCTGTTGTCAACAATCATCTTTTCGTTTCCTTCTGGACCAACTCCGGAGCTTGATCGAAAGTCACCAGTTTCCGACCAACCTTTCCTATTCCACTTGATAGGGCACCACTCCACCATCACCTCCGACACCCACACCCGAAACCTCTTATCTCGCCATCTAAGATCAATTTCACCTTCGACTTTTCTACCTTCTCCCACTAGTAAACCGACCTTCTCCATGGACCAGTCCCCAGAGCTTTCAAAACTAGAGACCGGGCAAACAACTTTCCCGAATTGGTTAGCAATCTGATTATACACCTTATTCGTCTTTAAATGCAGGGGAACCCCTACCATTTGTAACCAAGCAATACGTTCCAGGGGCAGAGATTGTCCCTTCCAAGACTCGAGACGAGAGAACCATCTCTTCCAGAATTCCACTTTGCTCAGAAACTCATCGGCCAAATCCTCCACTTCAAACGTTACAAGTACCCACAAGCCCCCCAAATACCTTAACTCCAACTTTGAATACCCACCTGACGACACCAAAGAGGAGATCGAAACAAGAGTTTTGAAATCAACGCACCTTGCCACTAATGCCCTACCATGGAACGACGATAAGGCACAAACGTCGTCCTCGACTATTATCTCTTTCGCTCCTTTTCCACCTTCATTATTCCTTTTAACTATGTCGCTGAAGGAAACCCCATTCGTGAACTGTGTTCTGATATTATCTTTTGGAATCGCCTTGGTTTCGAACGTATTCTTACCCACTCCATTGGACCCATTAGTTCTAAACTGGTATTTTGTGCCCCCAAAAGGTTTCTCTTTCTCCACCCACGCTTCATTTTCAGCAGCAAACTTAGCCACATTTATATGGAGATTGTTGTTGCCCATCTTTACCTTCTTGAGATCAAACTGGAGTGCTTTCCAGTCTTTGACTCCCCTAAAACTTATGAATCCAAATTTATCCccgtttttgtttctttttctcgCAATATAAGTGCCTGCTATCTCCCCAAATCCTTTAAAAGTCATCTCTAGATCCCAAGGCCTGCATCCTTCGGGCAAGTTAGCTACGAAAAACTTGACAATCTTCATCCCATTCTTCCTATTTTGTTGTAGAGAATCTGTGTCCCTAGTCCCTTTCTTTCTCTCGACCCTTTCCCACCCTTGTTCTTTCTCTCTCAcccacatgtttttttttaaccaaattataatatatatattaaaacaaagtaTCGATaaacgtgtaaagaatagtatgttttttatttttttttattttcaccacataaatt
The Erigeron canadensis isolate Cc75 chromosome 2, C_canadensis_v1, whole genome shotgun sequence DNA segment above includes these coding regions:
- the LOC122587973 gene encoding uncharacterized protein LOC122587973; the protein is MNILSINIRGVRGVGKGNWIKDVRESNGVDFLAMQETQSVGVSESCVRSYWGRSKMEWEVVDPVGRSGGIISVWDPGVFCKIDCVKDRNFMLIKGRIKGCEEMVYVMNVYAPQKVREKRDLWSRIAEIKERNDGLWFLIADFNAVRVQEERYGSALNYACTQSFNLLIAESDLHEYHMAGGKYTFLVNGDRGAKQSKIDRLLVSRNVIESCPVALFSVLSRRLSDHNPILFVVREISYGPEPFRFFSS